TAGCGTAATCAAAGTCGTCACCCATTGGATTGGATCTGGGGGAGTGCTGTCTGAGCGGGCGTAGGTCGAGTTGGTCTGGCCACCAGAACCTATTGGACTTTGGTTGCCCTTCAACTGCGCCCTCAAGAATGACGGGATCAGTCACCACTTCCTCATTGGTGTCTGCGGCATAGAGTGGCGCGGTTATAAACAATGAGACTATTAAAGCGGCACAACTACGATTATATTTTATTAGCATCGAAAGTGTCTCCGTACGATCGTTGATACATCCTTCGTTTCACTATTACTCATCGTAATGATATAGGCGACTTGCTGCGATTTAGTAAGGTTACTTTCGGTTTACGATAGCACCTGATTCATCTATCCAGCAGATAGTATAGCGGGTAAATAGTATAAGAATTTACCGGTATAAGGATTAAAAGTAATCAATAAGGTAAATTAAAAAACTTAATAACCAAGCCTATTTGTTGAGTGGCGATATGGGCTGGTGTAGTTTTATTTATAGGGTGTTTTGTCTGGGGCCTATTGCATTATTATGTGGGTGTCGTTTGGTGGAATATATAGGTTGTGGGTTATATGACTCCGGGAATTGCCTTATTAAAAAAGAATAATATCAGTCACAAGGTTCATGAGTATAGACACGACTCTTCAAGTGATTCTTACGGTTTGGAAGCATCACAAAAATTGGGAGTTGCTGAGGAGAGAGTGTTTAAAACGTTGGTAGTTGCGCTGGGCAATAAAAAGTTAGTTGTTGGTGTTGTTCCGGTTTCGACGATGCTTAACCTGAAACTTATTGCAAGAGCTGCCGGGGCAAAGAAGGCGATAATGGCCGCTCCAGCTGATGTAGAGAGATCAACAGGTTATGTTTTGGGCGGCGTTAGCCCGCTTGGGCAAAAAAAGCGCTTGAAGACTATCCTTGATCTATCGATTCAAAATCACTCAACCATTTTTGTGAGTGCTGGCCGTAGGGGACTGGAAATAGAGTTAAGTCCAGATGACCTGATAAAGGCTGTCGATGGCAATCTAGCTAAAATTTGTGAGTAACTGAGCCGGGCAGTTCCTGATGTGAGGGTTTATTAGCTTCAAGGTGAATAGCTATTGCCTTCTCAAAAGTAGTGCATGAAGAAATCAGTAAGTTAGTTGTTATTGAAACTGGGCTCTCCCTGGGGAGAGCCCAAAAAGTATTAATTACAGAGTGTCTGCATTGTCAGGAGAGGGCTCTGTCCACTCTCTTTGGAGCTTATATCGAGGCCATTAATGCCTCCCTCTGAAGCGATCACCAGGCCGTGATTACTAGCGTTGAGCCAGCGGTCCACTATACCGGAGGCTCCCAGGTCAATGAGGTGTCGACCAGTAGAAGAGGGCGTAAAGCTACCCACCTGAAGCCCAAGAATCGAGCTGCCGCCAACAGAGTCCCATGTAGCGGATTCCTCTTGCCAGCTTTGTGTCGCCATATATATGCCATAGCTGTTGCTGGATGTATTGATGACATTCAGTTCGAGTGTCGCATCAATATATTGCTGACAACTTAAACCGGATAAATCGAAGCGAATCAGGCTATACATTGTGCCGTAGATCAAATCGCTACCATCGGCGAGAAGTCCATCGCTGTCACCATCGAAATTGTCATCTTCCTTTCTGGAGGAGATAAAGACATCATCTGAGGCAACTTGGGATATCTTTTCGCTGACAGTGTCACTGCAGTCTGCAACCACCTTGAGGGCTGGTGCAATACCGGTTTCCTTTGATGAGATATCTACGCCATTGCTTCCATTTTGCGCGGCGATGACCATCCCGGTATTTTCAGCGTTTAGCCAGTCTTCCAGAATACCAGAAGAGCTTAAATCCAGGGTTAGGGTTCCAGTGGATGAAGGAATAAAGCTGGCTGCCAATTGTGAAAGCACTCCCGATCCGCCGACTGAATCCCAAGTGACTGATTCTTCGTCCCAGTCAGATTCGGCCAGGTAAATTCCATAATCGTTGGTGGAGCGGTTGGTAATATTTAATTCAAGCTTAACTGAATTTATTGCTGAACAATCGGCGATATTGGAGAGGTCAAATTTGATTAATGAGTAGAGAGTTCCGTAGGTACTATCGCTACCATCTGCCAGTAGCCCGTCTGAGTCACTGTCGAAATTACTGGATGAATAGCGGGAAGAGATAAAGGCATCATCTGCTACGGGTAGGGTTACCTCGCCGTTGTCACTGCTATCCTCGACAATGACACTCCTGCCAACACTATTTTGTGCAAGAACCATAGATTCGCCAATTCGGTTGGCACTCCACCAGTTAATGTCCTCTGGTAAAGCAAGGGGGTCATTGGCGCGATCTTCACGGGTCAGGATACTGGCGCTGTCGTCAAATTGGGCCGTGCGGATGCTCAGCTCATCAGGACTAACTTGTATCACTTTAAACTGCTGGATGCTGGCCATATCGATGGTCCAAAACTTGGCATCATTGGCGGAACGGGCCGGAGCCCCCCAACTGCCTTCACCCACATAGACAGTGCCTCCGGTATCACTGGTAGAAAAATCACTATTGCCCGGGGCGACGACTTCAGTGAGCTTGGTCAGGTGGGTATCTGATTCGACCACTAGGTTCATGGCGTAGTCATAAAATGGCTCTGCCCACCAATTGAATAATGTGGGGTTATCGGACTTGCCACTGTAATGGGGGAACATGGGCTTGTGGTATTGGGCAAAACGCCAATTGCTGTAGGCGCCACTTGTAGCTAAATCATCTTCCAGCCAGTTGTTCATAGCCGTTGCATAAGATGACCAGCCACTTTCCTGAAATTGGCTGTTTAGGGTGTAGACGCGTAAGAGGGGGAAATCTGTACGGCGCCGTAAGTATCGCTGGGGCTACAGCTACTATCTGCATTGAAGTCGACTCCAAATACCTGGCAAATAGTGGAGTAGTTGTCATCTTCATGATTTCCATGGGTGGGAATTAAGGGGTAAATGCGTTGGTAGCTATACCCATCAATTTCATCGCTGGAATAAGTCAGGGTCCAGTCTTGTAAAAACTCATCCATCTCTGATGCGCTGTTGGCGTTAGTAAAATCGCCGCCGTGCATAACAGCCAGCGGACGGATCTTAGCCAGCAGTGCATTCCCCTCGCGCCGGGTTGTGTGTCCGGTGCGGGTATCGCCTCCAGCAATAATCACAAATGGGGACTCATCGTCAGGTGCAGTTTTAAACCAGAAACGATCGCCACAGCCATCCTGGTCACAGATCCGGTAATAAACCTCTGAATTCGGTGTCAGGTTTTCCAGTCTTACAAAGTAGCTATTTAAGCTACCGTCGAACGTAGCTGCGGTATCAACTGATCGACTGCTCCAACTATTTTCATTGGTTGAGTAGCCAAAATTGATATAAGGGTTATTACTATTACCGTCCGGTGAAAATCCAATGACAGCACTGGTAGAGGCATCGCCATCCCAGGCCAATCTGTGATATTTGGTCGCTGAGTTGGCATCAATTGCCAAACATAGAGTCGAGAAAGCAAAAGCAGTGCTTAAGAACCGTCTCATGGGGGATTCCTGTAAGTAGTGGTTATTATCTGAAGGCGCTGCAATTTGAAAGGTTAGTTGTGAAAGCTGGATGCAGCGCGCCGGAATTATTCGGGATTATTATTACAGGCGGTTGAATGGTTGGAGACTAAGCGTACAAAAGCGGCGTTTCTATAAGGAATTGTGATAGTTTCTGCGTTCATGAAATTAACTGCCCCCGCCCCTGTTTTCAGGTACTGGTAAACATCGTATAAAGGCCTGTCAAAATTACGGGTCCAGTAATCTCCCCTTTGAGTTTTCGGGAAATATTCAGTCGCAATTAGAGGCCTGCCAGATTTACTCTCCTGCAGGATAATGGATCGTAACTCTGTAATATCGGGGAGCCTCCAATTTTGCGTTGCACACAATTTCTGTTGATTGGTATTGCGAATCAGATCCTCGGTATCACACCGCTCTTCTTCAAAATAACAATCTCCATTATTTTCTATACCTTCTTCATATTGATACCACGAGTAGGTCCACCTTCCATCGTGAATTCCTTCGTCGTCGGTTTTTACTTCCCAAAGAAGCCCTGTATCGGTGTCGCAGATACAGGACCAGGGGCCTGCCCAAGCCTCGATAGGCTCCCCATTTTTATCAATTTTAACTAAGTGGTATTCCCTTGGCAGAGGTTGTGATGGTTGGTGCAGTATGACTGCACAGACCGTGATTGCAGGAAAAATGAATACCCAAAATATGCGCACAAACATTATTGATCTGCCAACTTGATTTTGACGGGGAGAGAGTGGCGAGTGTGGGCGATTTGCGAGTGATCAAAGGCAGAAACCCAGAGGCAAATACCGTCTTTTATTGCTACATCTAACGCTGATCCAGTATCTAATTTTCGCACCATCTCCATAGACCAGTAGCCGTCCTGCCAAACAGCATAGGCCCTTACATCGGCACGATCTCCCTCAAAGCGATTTGAGGTATAGAGGACTGAAGGCATAATCGTATTGATAGGATAATTGTCATCTTCAGCCGTGTATGACTGGTAATCAAACCAGGAAATAGTCCAATCGCTTTTTGTATCCTCGTTTTGATATGGCGTCAGGCTGGAGGGACTTTTGGGTAGTCGTTTTGGTGTAACGTTTTTTGCGGAGTACCACTTCCAGTTCATTAAGTATGCCCCGGACTCTTTGCCATCCTGGAGATATCCTGCGGTATAGCGGCGTGCTCCTGGCCTTACAATATCAGGCTTGCCAATATAATTGTCATCTGCCAGGTGCATTTTATTGGTTCTTACTGCTTTCCAGTGCCAGAGATCGTGTATTTCATCGGATGAGCTGTAGTGGTAGCCCTTACCATGCCAATTTGCGGGCAACTGTGCTGATGGTTTGCGGCCCAGGTGAGAGGTTCCCGAAGCACCGAAATCACAGGAATTGGAAAGCAGGATGGCAAACTTATCTTCATAGTGACGGGTTTCATTAAAATTTTGAAAACCTTGCTGTTGTATTTCCCAGCCAGAACCAACTTTTTTCAGTGGTAGGTGTTTCAGGCTTTCAGTGGGATCTTCCCAGGTGATATGAAAAAATATTTCCTGTTGGTTATGCAAGGCTCTCAAGTTGACGGTTGAGCTACCATCAATAAAGTTAGCACCTCCGTCAGTATGGATTTTAAGTGATATGGCTGAGGACCATGCGGATTCTTGGGGGATTCCATCTATGTTTATAAAGGTTTCCGGACTTATTTTCTCAACTGTAAGATCGTGGTAACTGTTATTTGTAACAATAATCCAAAGTAATAAAGTGATACAGCCGGTAGATAAGTAGGTAAAAATTGAAGTTCGATAGCCTGATCGAGTATTGGGAAGCAAATAACCCGAAGTCTTCAGACCATAGGTTATTAGGTAAACGCCAGCGTGAAAGAATATATAGAGTAAGATCGCAAAAGCACTATAAAAGTGTGCCTGGCGAAAGATAGAAGCATTGTCGGAACCAATAAATAAAATCCAGCCACTTAAGACCATGAGCACTAAAAAAAATGAGCCAATGCGTGTTACTACCCTATGGTAGCTAATTGATGTTTTATAAGGTTTACTTTGTGAGGTTGTATTTTTTATTTTAATTGTTACTTTATAGGATAAGTAGCAGATAAGGATGGCCGAAGTAACAATTGCTACAAAGAAGTGAATATCATGAATCTGTCCCTGGGGTAACAGTTCTTCGATATTTCCAATACTTGGCTTAGTTAAGGTGGAGATACGGAGCCCCGTTAGCAGGTTACATAAAACTGCAACAATGGCCACACTGTGCAGAATTATCCAAAGAGTACTCTTCGGTTGTTTGGCCATGGGAGTATTCCAAAAGGGATTAGGCTAGTAAAAAAGTGTGGCATTTATATTAATTAAAATAGACTACATTCTGCTGATGGAGTCACGGCGCCTAAAAAAGGAAGAATGAACTGTGCTGTAGAAGCGCATTAAGAATGAATGCCGGTTCCTATCTTACCGAGATGTAATCACAGCGAGTCTCAGTTGCAGAGTTTCCTTTCCGCCTGACACAATAGTGCACTACTCAGTATTTTGACCTGCTCAGAACAAATAGCGGGATAACTTATTCTTGTTGGTATTCCGCATTTTGTAACTATTCATGCAGCTGACACTTACTCAGGCTTTCACTTTTCTCCAAATCTTCCGATATGGCCATAAGTTTCGGGTGGTCACTTCTCCAGTCAAAATCTTCATGGCGAAAATCAAGATAGGATAGTGCTGAGCACAAGTTAATATGTGGCAAGCTAAGACTGGCGGGTAATCGATCCAGGTGCTTTTCCAGGTAATCTAGAGATCTCTCAATAGCACTGAAATAGCGCTGCCACCAAAAATCAGACCTAAGTTCTTCCCGTGCGCGCAGCTTTTCCATTTGCAGATGCACTGCTGCGTCCATTAATCCAGAGCTGACACTGTGAAAAGTATACAGATCCCAATTGTTATCCAGTGGCGCAGATAAGTGACCATCCCCCAAGCTTTTATCCAGAAACGCACAGATGACTTCGCTGTCAATGATCGAGGAGCCATTATCCAGGGTTAGGCAGGGGACTTTTCCCAAGGGGTTGCTGGAAATAAGTTCGTCGTCATTGTGAAAGGGGTGAGAGAAATGCTCTGTTACCACAGAGTGCAGACGCTGTTCTTGCACAACAATGCGCGCCTTGCGAGCAAAAGGAGAGGAAAAGGTCAGGTACAGTTGCATAGGCCAAGCTCTTTTAGGCTGCGTGCCCTTTCAGCAACTGCAGTGACCGCCAGTGCTGCTACGAGCAACTGTTAACGCGTACTTTAGTGATGGGTAATCACTGAAGTAATGCGGTTATAGAGGTGCTGTTTTAAGTAGGCTCTCTGTTTTTTGAGGCTGGAATAGTGATCGTCGTCGGTGCCAATACCACTATCCTGAAGGCCTCTTATTTGTTTATCCAGTTTGCTGTAAATGTCGTTTTCAAGTTTGAATTGAATATCGTCTTCGATGAGCTGCTTGATTGTGTCTGCATATTCTGGGAAATCCACCGAGAGCTCGTGTGAAGCAATGGGCATAAGGGACCTCCACAATCGATATTAGTTAATGAAGTGTAGGTTCAGTCTTGCCAGTCACAAAAATGCAATTCTAGCGCTGCTTCCCTTAATCAACATAGTTATAAAGTGAAGTTAATATAAGTCTGTATATAGCCATTTGATATATATAAAAGTTGAAGCTATTTTATTAGCAAATATTTTTTACCCTCTTTTTTTGATTATTGGTAATTGTTAGTCAGGTGAGGCTTAAACAGAGGGCTGGGAGGAAGTGACGGGCACAAAAAAGCCCGACAATTACTTGTCGGGCTTTTTTGTTGCGGTTCTGCTACTGGGCTTAGGCCGAAGCCTCCAGTGGGGCAAAGCGCAATTGGCGCCTCTGCAAAAGCTCACCGAGGTAGAGCTTTAAGTAGGCTGCAGCGGCCCGTTTCCCCTCTGCTGCGGAGTCTTCTGTTATTTTCCCAAAGCGGGAATAAGACTGGGAGCAGAAAGAGTCGTTAATGTTGATGGCACACATAAACCGGTCTCGCCAATCCTGAGAGGGTGGCAACTCAAACTCCCGAGACAGGTTTTTGATCAGAGTATCTGCCAGGCGCCAATTGTTTTCCATTTGTAGTTGGCGTAATGCCCAACTGGACTGAGGTCCAAAATGTACTTTTAGTGCCGCGAGATTCTCTTCATAGTAGCCGCGCACAAGGTCGCACAGCTGATTCAGCATATCCTGCCAGCTTTCTGACGGAGAAAAATCCGAATGGCCCAATACTACGTCACCGAAAGACTTATAGTGACGCTCGGCCAGGGCGGTTAAGCTGGCATCTACACTTGGGAAGAAATGATAAACAGACGCTGCTGGAACACCTGCAACCTGACTAAGGTTTGCGAGGCTAATATCCGTAGAGTCTTGTTCAGTAATTAATACTTCAAGGGCGTCAAGAAGCTTTTCATACTTCTCCCGACCATTTTTGCGTTGTGGTTTGCGCGGACTGGCAGTGTCGCGCCGGCTGATAGCTCGTCGATCGATTTGGTTCAAATTACCTCCCCCTATAGACAAGCGGTACTGGCCATGGGCTAGCATACGCTTTACTTCCATGTAAAAAATTGTCTTTTGGAATTGATTATTATAATCGTACCAAATTCAGGCGAGCAAGAAGAACTTGTTTGATTTGTGGGGTAGTTCCACATTAATTAATTAAATTCGGCTAGCAGGTATTTCTGCCAGCCGAATGGAAATGCAGCTAGTGATAATGTAGCTCTGTCGCCTTTCCTCGGAAGACGTAATAAGAGAAAACGGTATAGGCGAGGATGACGGGAACTACTATTACCGCACCCACAAGAATAAATTTTAATGAGGCGGTGGCACTGGCTGCCTGCCAAATATTTAGTTGGCCGGGAACAATATCAGGGAAAAAGCTGAAAGCCAGGCCGATAAAGCACATCAGGAAAATAACAACGACGGTAAAAAAAGGAACCGCTTTATGTCTGTCCGCAGGCTTAGGCATTCTCGCCAGCAGAACATCATTGGAGACAAAGGCAATAAAGCACAGGGTGGGGACGAGTAGTACAAACATAACCAGAGGGTAGGTAAACCATCGGTCAAATACGGTTGGGTTTACCAGTGGATTGATGGCCGATACTGCAACCACCCCAAGCAGGGTGGCCCGTCCTGCGTAACGGGTCCATGTGGTCGCTCGTTTTTGCAGCTCCGACTCGGTTTTAAGAACCAGCCAGGCGCCGCCAATATAGGCGTATGCGGCGGTAACTCCCAGAGCGCTGAGCGCTGAAAAAAGCTGTGCAGACCAGTCGGGCTTAAAGCCAATCACGTACTGCCCCAGCATGTACCCCTGTGCAAGGCTGGTAATAATAGACCCCGCTTTAAAGGTTCGATCCCAGGTTAGTTTTTTGTCGATGGCAGCCTTGGCACGAAAGTCGAATGCCACTCCTCGCATGATTAGCCCGACCAGCATAATCGCAGCTGGTATATATAGGTGCATTAACACCAGGTTGTGTGCGATTGGGAATGCAATCAGGAGCAAACCGATTGCCAGTACCAGCCAGGTTTCGTTGGCATCCCAAAAGGGGCCAATGGATGCGATCATGGTATCCCGCTGCGATTCCTCCTCTTCTCCCATGGGGAGCAAAATGCCCACACCAAGATCGTAGCCATCCAGAATTGCGTAGACTATTACCGCCAGGCCCATCAGGGCGACAAAGGCGACAGGCAGCCAATAGGCCGCTGCAGAAGCGCTACCGGTCATTTGCCTTCTCCCTTGTCATTTTTCTCGGTATCTTTTGGGCGGTTGGTTAAGCTAGTGCCGGCGAATAGTTCCTGAGTTTCAAACTCCTCGACTTTTACAGACTTTAGGGCCATCACTTTCAGGGTTCTTATGTACGCATAGAGCAATATCACATAGACAACCAGATAAAGGGTTAGGGAAAAACCGACATGGGAAGGTGGTACTGGAGTAACAGCATCGGCGGTTTTCAGTACTCCTGTTACGAGCCAGGGTTGGCGTCCAATTTCTGTGACATACCAACCGGCCAAGGTGGCTATCCAGCCGGAGAATGTCATCGCGACCAGGGTTTTAAGCATCCAGCGAGGCAGCTCACCTTTACGCAATAGATAGACCCCACCCCAAGCGGTTAGCAGCATCAATATTCCTATGCCGACCATAATGCGGAAGGCGAAAAATACGGGGGCTACCGGTGGGTGATTATCGGGGAATTCATTTATTCCCTTGATCTCACCATCCCACTCATGGGTAAGGATAAGGCTGGCCATCTTGGGAATGCCGATCGCCAAATGGTTGGTTTTCTCTTCTCCGTCGGGTATCGCAAATAACAGCAGGGGCGCACCGCGCTCTGTTTCCCAGACTCCCTCCATTGCGGCGACTTTTTGTGGTTGGTGCTCAAAAGTGTTGAGTCCGTGTAAGTCACCCACATAGATTTGAATCGGAATAAAGATGGCAGCGAGAATCAGTCCTGTTTTAAGGGCGAGCCGGGGCGCGCGTTTGGGGTCTCCTTTAAGAATCCGATAAGCGGAAATCCCCGCAACAAAGAAAGATGCCGTCAAACCCGAAGCCAGCAGCATATGTGTAAGTCGGTAGGGGAAAGAGGCGTTAAAGATAATTTCCATCCAGTTTGCCGGGTAGGCGACCCCATCCCGTAAATCGAATCCGGCAGGTGTTTGCATCCAGGAGTTGAGAGCAATAATCCAAAAAGCGGATAGAGTGGTTCCTGTTGCCACAATAAAGGCAGATAAAGTATGTATTTTGCTTGGCACCTTATTAATGCCAAACAACATAATGCCGAGAAAGGTTGCTTCGAGAAAGAATGCAGTAAGTACTTCGTATCCGAGAAGCGGGCCGGCGATATTGCCGACCTGGGCCATAAAGCCGGGCCAGTTTGTTCCGAACTGGAATGACATGGTGATGCCACTCACTACGCCGAGAGCAAATGTCAGGGCAAAGACTTTTACCCAAAAACGATATGCGCGCATCCAGACCGGATTATTAGTTTGGTCGTAGCGTAATTTAAAAAAGAAAACGATCCACGCGAGTGCGATGGTGATTGTTGGAAATAGAATATGAAAGCTGATATTTGCGGCAAACTGTATCCTGGAAAGGATCAGGGTATCTAGCATGAGAGCCTCTGCTGGTCTGAGATCTTTGAACCAGTGAGCCGATTAGCACTTCCTGTGCTAATCGGCACTGCAAGAAAATATAGAGGCAGGTGTGTGTTCCCGCGTATACAATCCTGCAGGAGCCGACTTTGGATCGGCAGCGGCACGGCCTTGTGCCGTTTTTAATCCAGCACTATGGGCTGCTGGATTAAAAATATGCCGGGGCTTTTAGCCATGGATTTGGCCCTATGGGTTTCTCCCCGGAATAAGTGCTTCAGATGAAGGTGTTATTTCGCTTTGAGTGCAGCGGTATATTCCTCGTACTAGCGTTTTTTTCGCTAGTTTGAGGTGTTCTGTCCACCTGTCATCTTACTTTTGAGTTCCAGTAGCTTGACGATACCGGAGCCTAGCTTCATCAATTTAAGCAGGTCCTGGTGTTCTAGCTTGCTGAGTGTATTGGCAAATTCTTCGAGCAGCTCCAGCAAGCTGTAAACTTCCTGGATTTTTTCCTGTGCCTGGGCATCCAGCTCATCTTGGGGTTCATTGAGCAGCAGCTGGCGAAGCAGACTTAATGTAGGGTCGAGCTCTCGCTTGCGGCGCTCCTCGAAGACAGTACGAGCGAGGTCCCAGATTGACCCAGCTGCAGTGAAATAATCTTTGCGATCGCCCGGTTGATGATGCAGCTCAACCAAGCGCCAGGCCTGTAGCTCTTTGAGCCCCATACTGACATTGCCACGACTGATCTTCAGTGCCTGGGCCAATTGCTCGGCATTGAGTGGCGTGGGATGAATGGTGAGTAGGGCAAACATTTGCCCCACCGTGCGATTGAACCCCCAGCGGCTACCCATTTCACCAAAGTGCAGTACGAATGCCTGGGCTTGACTCGATAGTTTCATTTACTTCTTAAATTTCAGAAATTTCTGAAAATTGTAAGTGTAAATTGATCTATGTCAATCACCAATTTAGAAAATAATGTGAGGCCAGCGAGAGGCTCCCGGATTCTGATCTGGGGAGAGGCTGGTTATATGCTCAAGCTACTTTTGGCTCTTTGGTACCAGTTGTCGGGCACGATAAAGCCTCTGCAGGCTTCGCCGTTTTTATCGACGGCGGCGATGCACAGTGGGTGGGTAAAGCTTTCGGGCAGCAGCGCCTCTAGCAATTGATCGGCAGTCATGCCGGTGGTGCTGCTCTGAGGCGCCAGCCAGGCTTGCTTGGGGAGTGCCAGCCACTCGAGAGCACCGCGGTTTGCCTGGCTCAGGGAGAGTGATCGAAACTCGGATAACGATACCCACCAAAGATCATGACTGGAGGGCCGGTGAAGTGTATCCAGCGGTTTGAATAGTCTCCCGGGCATTAGCGCCCACTGGCGATCTATCTCTAGGCCGTGCTCTTTCAGCATTGATTGAACTGCCGGCATTTCAATCAGTGGCAGTTGATGATCTGCCATTCTTGCCAGTTTGATATCCAGTCGGTCCTTGATTCCGGGCCCTACCCAATGGATATCGGTAACCTGGAGATAAAATTTTACGGCAATTTCCCAGTGTTCACACTGGTTGCTGGGCAGGTGTTGCACGACGAAGTCGAGTTCCCCCAGTGTCTTGCCGCCGGACCTTAGAGGGAGGTTTTGGTAGAGCAGCTGGTAGTCGGGATGTTTGTCAAAGGCAAATGACCAGAGCCTTTCAAAGTAAGTGCCCAAGCGGTTATTGGGTTTGTTGAGGCTGAGTTCGTGCAGGTAATTATCCAACTCAGGGGAAAGTGCATCTTTTACTTTCGGGCAGGAGAAGTATTCCAATAGGGACTTTCGTCGCGTGGGGAGAAGCCAGGGGAGTTGGTTAGCTGCACTAAAAATTGTAACGGAGTCCTCGCTAGTGGGAATATCCGAACTTCCCACGGACCACATTAAGTTGTCCCAATTATCTACCTGTCCGCTTTTCAGGGAGGAAATCATGGTCTTCTGTATCGTTTCCTGAATCATTAAACTTCTGTATATTGCTAAAATACAAGACAGATTGGTGAAATCATCTATGATTGCTTTACCATCTGAACTAAAAATAATAATTACACTTATAAGAATCGATCCGAGCACCAAAAAAATCAGCGAATTACCGATGTCGAAATAAGTCCCCTGGCAGTGAAGTTTCTGCCTTGATTTCGTTATCCATCTCCAGTGCCAGCTTTATTCTGGGAGTTGATTTTGGTCGGGTATTTTTCTTACAGTGACTGATACTGGAGAAAATCATGGAATCAGGTCCCCTTATTTCGATCGGCTTGCCTATCTCGCTGTTTATCATCATGGTGGGAATAGGGATGACCCTAACTGCCAGGGATTTCCATCAGGTAACGGTAAAGCCCGTTGGCCTTATTATCGGAACTTTTACCCAAATTCTCCTGATGCCAGCTATAGCAATTGGCCTCTGCTGGGGCTTAAATCTACCACCGGCCATTGCGGTTGGCCTAGTCATTATTGCCGCTTGTCCGGGAGGCACAACATCGAACCTGTTTACCTTGATGGCTCGCGGCAATGTGGCGCTTTCTATTGTATTAACAGTTTCTGCCAGCCTGATTACTATTGCCAGTTTACCGCTTTTCGCAAATTATGCGCTTCGAACTTATTTCGGTGCTGACCAGACTGTAACTCTGCCATTCGCCAGTACAGTGGTGATGTTATCCAGTATTGTCCTCTTGCCTGTTGTGATAGGGATGCTATTTCGCGCCTGGAGACCGCACCTGGCTCGCCGCGCAGAGGGAATAGTCAGTATTTTTGGCGGGGTTGTATTGCTTGCACTGGTAGCAGGCCTTATCTGGGGAATTCGCGATCGCCTTGCAGACTTGATGGTTCAAGCTGGACCCTCGGTCATTCTATTGAATCTCTGTGGTGTGCTATTGGGGCTTCTTATCAGCCGGGTTGCTGGCCTGCCAAAGCGGGAGGGGGTTGCGGTTGCAACGGAACTCGGTATTAAAAACAGTACTATCGGAATGATGGTAACCCTCACGCTCTTACACTCGAGTGAGATGTCCGTGCCCTCAGCAGTTTACGGCGTATTGATGTTCCCATCTGGCGTTCTTTTGGCGTTATATGGTCGCCGTGGCGCAACGAAAAAACTGGCCTCTGAGACGGAAGGAGCAGGTGAAGTAGGGTAGTAAATGTTGCATTTACCGAAAACTAGACCATACCTTTACTATTGAGGGTGTGGTCGAT
This DNA window, taken from Microbulbifer sp. VAAF005, encodes the following:
- a CDS encoding DUF1853 family protein, giving the protein MIQETIQKTMISSLKSGQVDNWDNLMWSVGSSDIPTSEDSVTIFSAANQLPWLLPTRRKSLLEYFSCPKVKDALSPELDNYLHELSLNKPNNRLGTYFERLWSFAFDKHPDYQLLYQNLPLRSGGKTLGELDFVVQHLPSNQCEHWEIAVKFYLQVTDIHWVGPGIKDRLDIKLARMADHQLPLIEMPAVQSMLKEHGLEIDRQWALMPGRLFKPLDTLHRPSSHDLWWVSLSEFRSLSLSQANRGALEWLALPKQAWLAPQSSTTGMTADQLLEALLPESFTHPLCIAAVDKNGEACRGFIVPDNWYQRAKSSLSI
- a CDS encoding MarR family transcriptional regulator; translation: MKLSSQAQAFVLHFGEMGSRWGFNRTVGQMFALLTIHPTPLNAEQLAQALKISRGNVSMGLKELQAWRLVELHHQPGDRKDYFTAAGSIWDLARTVFEERRKRELDPTLSLLRQLLLNEPQDELDAQAQEKIQEVYSLLELLEEFANTLSKLEHQDLLKLMKLGSGIVKLLELKSKMTGGQNTSN
- a CDS encoding cytochrome ubiquinol oxidase subunit I; translation: MLDTLILSRIQFAANISFHILFPTITIALAWIVFFFKLRYDQTNNPVWMRAYRFWVKVFALTFALGVVSGITMSFQFGTNWPGFMAQVGNIAGPLLGYEVLTAFFLEATFLGIMLFGINKVPSKIHTLSAFIVATGTTLSAFWIIALNSWMQTPAGFDLRDGVAYPANWMEIIFNASFPYRLTHMLLASGLTASFFVAGISAYRILKGDPKRAPRLALKTGLILAAIFIPIQIYVGDLHGLNTFEHQPQKVAAMEGVWETERGAPLLLFAIPDGEEKTNHLAIGIPKMASLILTHEWDGEIKGINEFPDNHPPVAPVFFAFRIMVGIGILMLLTAWGGVYLLRKGELPRWMLKTLVAMTFSGWIATLAGWYVTEIGRQPWLVTGVLKTADAVTPVPPSHVGFSLTLYLVVYVILLYAYIRTLKVMALKSVKVEEFETQELFAGTSLTNRPKDTEKNDKGEGK
- a CDS encoding TetR/AcrR family transcriptional regulator, which encodes MEVKRMLAHGQYRLSIGGGNLNQIDRRAISRRDTASPRKPQRKNGREKYEKLLDALEVLITEQDSTDISLANLSQVAGVPAASVYHFFPSVDASLTALAERHYKSFGDVVLGHSDFSPSESWQDMLNQLCDLVRGYYEENLAALKVHFGPQSSWALRQLQMENNWRLADTLIKNLSREFELPPSQDWRDRFMCAININDSFCSQSYSRFGKITEDSAAEGKRAAAAYLKLYLGELLQRRQLRFAPLEASA
- the cydB gene encoding cytochrome d ubiquinol oxidase subunit II — protein: MTGSASAAAYWLPVAFVALMGLAVIVYAILDGYDLGVGILLPMGEEEESQRDTMIASIGPFWDANETWLVLAIGLLLIAFPIAHNLVLMHLYIPAAIMLVGLIMRGVAFDFRAKAAIDKKLTWDRTFKAGSIITSLAQGYMLGQYVIGFKPDWSAQLFSALSALGVTAAYAYIGGAWLVLKTESELQKRATTWTRYAGRATLLGVVAVSAINPLVNPTVFDRWFTYPLVMFVLLVPTLCFIAFVSNDVLLARMPKPADRHKAVPFFTVVVIFLMCFIGLAFSFFPDIVPGQLNIWQAASATASLKFILVGAVIVVPVILAYTVFSYYVFRGKATELHYH
- a CDS encoding DUF465 domain-containing protein, which gives rise to MPIASHELSVDFPEYADTIKQLIEDDIQFKLENDIYSKLDKQIRGLQDSGIGTDDDHYSSLKKQRAYLKQHLYNRITSVITHH